The following DNA comes from Deltaproteobacteria bacterium.
TCAAAAGAAGCGGCGCAATGAGGATAAAAAATTCATAGAGCCAATCTACGGCAAGCGCTTGAATATTATTGGTGTTAATGAGTAATGTGCCTGATTCCTTTAGAAAACCGCTTATGAGACCCATCAGCTTCTTAACCAGACGGGTGGAGTCAAAATAAAAATACGTCAAACAAGCTAACAATATAGCGGCCGAGGCTACTTCCTGGCTTTTTGCGACCTGACCCTTTTTTCTTGCCTCTTCCCGTCGCTTCGGCGTCGCTTGCTCTGTTCGTTCCTGATCTTTATCGTTTTCCGCCATGAACTGATCCTTAACATAACACCGCCCTTCGGGCGGGGTTCAAGGAATTTTTATCATAATTACTTCCATCAACTCCAACCATAGGGCCGAGATGATGACACTTCAGTCAAAAAACCGTCTTTTTATTGCATGAGACGGAGAAGTGAAATAATTTCTCCCTCAAGATTCGAGAAACGACCCTCCAATATCCGCACAAAGACCGGGAGCGTTAATCCAATGCCGATCAAGCCGATCGCTATTTGTAGAGGAAAACCAACGATAAATATGTTTATTTGGGGTACCGTCCTTGCCACCAAACCCATCCCAACACTCAAAAATAGCAAAGCGGCAATTATGGGCGCTCCCGTTTTGATTGAAACTTCTAGCATATCTTTCACAAAAACGAGTACCAACTGCATCAATCCTCCCGAAAAATGAAAACCAAGGGGAGGAAGTATTGTGAAACTTTCTGCTATGGCATATAAAAAAATATGATGGCCGTTCATAATCAGAAATATCAGCATAGCAATGAGATACTGAAACTGAGATATAATGGACACCTCGTCATTATTGGAGGGATCAAGCACATTCACAATGGAAAAGCCCATTTGAAACCCGATGAGCTGTCCGGCAAGCTGGATCCCTGCGAAAATCAACTGGGCGGTAAACCCTACCATAACACCGATCATAATCTCCCCCGCCATCCGGAAGACGAAAGTAAAGATGTCAGCACTGAGGGTCCAAGCCGTCGTCTGAAGAGATGGAATGATAAGAAATGTAATTAAAAGAGATAATCCCGCCTTAACCCTGACAGGAATTGTCCTGTCTCCCAGTATCGGGATGGTTATAATCATTGCACTGACTCGAAGAAGAGTTAAGATTAATATTTCTGCCTGTTCGGCTGTAATGTAAGGCATATTTCAAATCGAAAATCCCAAACTATGGTTTTTCTCCCATTTAATTGCAAAAAGGATTCGAGGGTTCAAAAATTCGAGGTTCAAGGTACAAGGAAACTCTAACCTTGAACCTTGCATCTCGGCCCCTTGAACCCCTGAGATACCTTCTACCTGATATACATTGGAAAGTTTGCAAAAATATTATGAGTATAGGTTATCATTATATTAATCATCCACGGTAATGTTATAATCAGAGCAACCAAGACAGCCACAATCTTGGGAACAAAAACTAACGTCATCTCTTGAATTTGCGTAACGGCCTGGAAGATACTGATTACGAGTCCGACAACAAGACCGACAAGCAGCATCGGCGCCGATATCAAAAGGGTCACTTTTATCGTTTCAACTGCTATACCTATTACGAAATCACTGGACATTCCGAATATCCTCTACAATTTAATTACATAGGTCCAAAGCTTTGAACCAACGACCCGACGATCAAATACCAGCCGTCAACAAGGACAAAAAGGAGCAATTTAAAGGGCATACTCACCATTACAGGGGGAAGCATCATCATTCCCATTGAAAGAAGTACACTGGCAATAACCATATCCAGTACCAGAAAGGGCATATATATTAAGAATCCAATCTGAAAAGCCGTTCTTAATTCGCTGATTACAAAGGAGGGAATCAAGACTGAAAGGGATATGTCCGCAGGAGTGTCCGGTCTTTTCGCTTTTGATATTTTTACAAAGAGGGCAAGATCTTTTTCCCTTGTCTGTTTAAGCATAAAGTCTTTTATCGGCGGGGTGCTCAGTTCAAATGCCTTTTCTCCCGATATTTGATTGTTGAAATACGGTTGGAGGGCCTGCGTATTGACCTTTTCCCAGACGGGCGTCATAATAAAAAAAGTTAGAAAGAGTGATAGCCCAACGATAATTTGATTAGGAGGCAACTGTTGCGTCCCCAGGGCATGCCGTAACAGAGAAAATACGACAACGATTCTCGTAAATGAGGTCAACATAATAAGAATGGAGGGAGCAAGAGCCAATACGGTAAGTAACATGAGGAGCTTTAGTACCGTCGATACCTGACCTGATTCCCCGGAACCACCGATATTCAGATTGATGGTCGGAATAGGAAGGGGTTCAGACCACGCCGATGGAATGACTAAGAATAAAACACCAGCAAATATCAGTAGACATATCGTATACTTAATTAGATTTTTATAGGCTCGCTTATTCATTCTCTCTCGACCCTCTCCTCGTCTGTCTCGGGGCCAGCAACTTACTTCTGTACGACGACAGATTATCAAAAAGGGAGACGGGGTTCTTTTTGTCTCTGTCAAAATCCTTCAGACGCTCTAAGGATTTGGGGTCCGAAATCGTTGTAAGCATAGTAATCTGGTTATTTGCCATACTAATTACGATGATGCTGCTGAGGACATCTATAAGCATAATGCTGCATTTCGGTCCGATATATCTGGTTGATATGATTTTTATAAACTTTCCATCATCAATGCCTGACGCTGTTCCCTTCATAAACTTTTTCACAAAATACATTGCTGCAATCATAATCCCCAAGACTACGGCGAGCGCCGATATCATTTTTACCAGTGACGAAAAGAAGTCCACTGCACCCATTGAGCCCTCCTATCTGAGTTTGCTGATTCTTTCCGCAGGTGAAACGATATCGGTTAAACGAATGCCGAACTTTTCATTGACTACCACTACTTCACCCTTAGCGATCAATTTCTGGTTAATAAAAAAATCCATCGGTTCACCCGCAAACTTTGCCAGTTCAACGACTGATCCCTGTCCCAATTGCAAAAGATCTCCAATCAACATCTTGCATCTGCCGAGCTCAACGGTTACCGTAAGAGGAATATCCAGAATAAATTCAATATCTATGGCAGCAGAGCTTTTTGGCTCCGTTTTCTGAAGCTCCTCAAAATTTGCTGTACTTGCGGCGGTTTTTGGTTGTTTCTTCGATGCCGACATCTCTTCCTGAACATCATCCCAGGTGATAGTATCATCCCCTTTATTGTCAGAATCTGCTCCCTTCATCAGGTTGTCTATTTCACTCTGTTCCATACTGAATAACCTCTTTTCTACTGATTAAATGTTTAATCTGTACGGCCTGGTTTCCCCTGCACACGCCCGGATATCCTCTAAATTTGAGCATACCTTCCATATATATATCAATGGGTTCCGAAGCATATTGATCCAAGAGAATTACATCTCCTATTTTGAGATCTCTTACATCACGAGTCAAAAGATGTGTCCGCCCCAACAGTACTACTAACTCAAGCCCGGCGTTCATCAGCTCATCCTTCATACTTTTCTCCCACGCCCTGTCTATCTCAGGATGATCGCCCTGAAAACCCTCCATTAATTTCTCTCTGATCGGTTCCAATGTTGAGTACGGAACACATAAAGAAATGATCCCGGAAGAATACTCCATCTCAACTTCAAAATTAACAACGATGACGACGTCGGTTAAAGGAACAATTTGTGCGAACTGGGGATTAACTTCCGACCGCTGATAGGTCATTTTTACATCTAACAATGCCTTCCACGCTTTTTCGAGATCAAGGAGGGCACTTACAACAACCTTTTTGATCAGATTATTTTCAATAGGTGTAAACTCT
Coding sequences within:
- the fliO gene encoding flagellar biosynthetic protein FliO, with translation MGAVDFFSSLVKMISALAVVLGIMIAAMYFVKKFMKGTASGIDDGKFIKIISTRYIGPKCSIMLIDVLSSIIVISMANNQITMLTTISDPKSLERLKDFDRDKKNPVSLFDNLSSYRSKLLAPRQTRRGSRENE
- the fliR gene encoding flagellar biosynthetic protein FliR, with protein sequence MPYITAEQAEILILTLLRVSAMIITIPILGDRTIPVRVKAGLSLLITFLIIPSLQTTAWTLSADIFTFVFRMAGEIMIGVMVGFTAQLIFAGIQLAGQLIGFQMGFSIVNVLDPSNNDEVSIISQFQYLIAMLIFLIMNGHHIFLYAIAESFTILPPLGFHFSGGLMQLVLVFVKDMLEVSIKTGAPIIAALLFLSVGMGLVARTVPQINIFIVGFPLQIAIGLIGIGLTLPVFVRILEGRFSNLEGEIISLLRLMQ
- the fliM gene encoding flagellar motor switch protein FliM, translated to MSQILTQEEVDALLKGISDGEVETEPEKEHDPSVVLRYDLTSQDRIIRGRMPALEMTNEKFARMFRGTLSSLLRKVVNISALSIDTIKYGDFLKTLPVPTSLHLFRIDPLRGNAIIVVESKVIFTLVDIVFGGSGRDGFKVEGREFTPIENNLIKKVVVSALLDLEKAWKALLDVKMTYQRSEVNPQFAQIVPLTDVVIVVNFEVEMEYSSGIISLCVPYSTLEPIREKLMEGFQGDHPEIDRAWEKSMKDELMNAGLELVVLLGRTHLLTRDVRDLKIGDVILLDQYASEPIDIYMEGMLKFRGYPGVCRGNQAVQIKHLISRKEVIQYGTE
- the fliP gene encoding flagellar type III secretion system pore protein FliP (The bacterial flagellar biogenesis protein FliP forms a type III secretion system (T3SS)-type pore required for flagellar assembly.); the encoded protein is MNKRAYKNLIKYTICLLIFAGVLFLVIPSAWSEPLPIPTINLNIGGSGESGQVSTVLKLLMLLTVLALAPSILIMLTSFTRIVVVFSLLRHALGTQQLPPNQIIVGLSLFLTFFIMTPVWEKVNTQALQPYFNNQISGEKAFELSTPPIKDFMLKQTREKDLALFVKISKAKRPDTPADISLSVLIPSFVISELRTAFQIGFLIYMPFLVLDMVIASVLLSMGMMMLPPVMVSMPFKLLLFVLVDGWYLIVGSLVQSFGPM
- the fliQ gene encoding flagellar biosynthesis protein FliQ → MSSDFVIGIAVETIKVTLLISAPMLLVGLVVGLVISIFQAVTQIQEMTLVFVPKIVAVLVALIITLPWMINIMITYTHNIFANFPMYIR
- the fliN gene encoding flagellar motor switch protein FliN encodes the protein MEQSEIDNLMKGADSDNKGDDTITWDDVQEEMSASKKQPKTAASTANFEELQKTEPKSSAAIDIEFILDIPLTVTVELGRCKMLIGDLLQLGQGSVVELAKFAGEPMDFFINQKLIAKGEVVVVNEKFGIRLTDIVSPAERISKLR